In Pseudovibrio brasiliensis, the following are encoded in one genomic region:
- a CDS encoding PstS family phosphate ABC transporter substrate-binding protein — protein MKIKAFASVAALALAGTIAAGSAQARDQIQIVGSSTVFPFATAVAEQFGQKTNFKTPVVESTGSGGGIKLFCEGVGENTPDITNASRRMKAKELVKCNEAGVTPVEVTVGFDGIVLANSKAGAQLDLTLDQVFLALAKEVPVDGKLVANPYQKWSDIDPSLPNTKIEVLGPPPTSGTRDAFAELAMQGGCKKVAGAAELGLKKKACHEVREDGAYIEAGENDNLIVQKLEANPNALGIFGFSFLDQNADKMQGANINGVAPTFDAIAAGDYPVSRSLFFYIKKEHVGVIPGIAEYLAEFTNEDTWGDEGYLADKGLIPLPAADRASVSKSASALTPLAF, from the coding sequence GTGAAAATCAAGGCATTCGCAAGCGTCGCAGCGCTCGCTCTCGCAGGTACCATTGCTGCAGGTTCCGCACAGGCTCGTGATCAGATTCAGATCGTTGGTTCCTCCACTGTTTTCCCATTTGCAACAGCAGTAGCTGAGCAGTTTGGTCAGAAAACAAACTTCAAAACACCAGTTGTTGAATCCACTGGTTCCGGTGGCGGCATCAAGCTCTTCTGTGAAGGCGTTGGCGAAAACACACCTGACATCACCAACGCTTCCCGCCGTATGAAGGCAAAGGAGCTGGTTAAGTGTAACGAAGCTGGCGTAACTCCGGTTGAAGTCACTGTAGGTTTCGACGGCATCGTTCTGGCAAACTCCAAAGCGGGCGCTCAGCTGGACCTGACCCTTGATCAGGTGTTCCTGGCTCTGGCGAAAGAAGTTCCGGTCGACGGCAAGCTGGTTGCAAACCCATACCAGAAGTGGTCTGACATCGACCCATCTCTGCCAAACACCAAGATCGAAGTTCTCGGTCCTCCTCCAACATCCGGTACCCGTGACGCATTCGCTGAGCTGGCAATGCAGGGTGGCTGTAAGAAAGTTGCAGGCGCTGCAGAACTCGGTCTGAAGAAAAAAGCATGTCACGAAGTTCGTGAAGACGGTGCTTACATCGAAGCAGGTGAGAACGACAACCTGATCGTTCAGAAGCTGGAAGCAAATCCGAACGCACTCGGCATCTTCGGTTTCTCCTTCCTCGACCAGAACGCTGACAAAATGCAGGGCGCAAACATCAACGGTGTTGCTCCTACTTTTGACGCGATCGCAGCTGGTGACTACCCAGTGTCCCGTTCCCTGTTCTTCTACATCAAGAAAGAGCACGTTGGCGTCATCCCAGGCATCGCAGAATACCTGGCTGAGTTCACCAATGAAGACACCTGGGGCGACGAAGGTTACCTGGCAGACAAAGGTCTGATCCCACTGCCAGCAGCTGACCGCGCATCAGTATCCAAGTCTGCATCAGCTCTGACACCACTTGCATTCTAA
- the pstC gene encoding phosphate ABC transporter permease subunit PstC, whose amino-acid sequence MFWTYAALLLLVFVAANVYGRFRALQVAGHQLSVLHSRPTYHGGYLAILSTLPAFVLLIAWAVIEPRMLDTMVISANAEVIEGLSKPELQAFLRDARAIAFGGIVAFSDAGKEQAAEVFASLAQTSFVLKTVLMVGLVLGGLWYGNRAIRPTMRARHFVERTVMGLLILCSAVAIFTTIGIVLSLIFESLMFFRQIPILDFVFGTHWSPQSAFEGAGAEHGEANTKIFGAIPLLVGTMLITAIAIIVAAPIGLLSAIYLSDYASTPVRAIAKPVLEILAGIPTVVYGFFAALTVAPFIRGWGESIGLSVSSESALAAGLVMGIMIIPFVSSLSDDVINAVPQSLRDGSAGLGATKSETIRRVVLPAALPGIVSALILAISRAIGETMIVVMAAGLAANMTVNPLEAVTTVTVQIVTLLVGDQEFDSAKTLAAFALGLLLFCITLALNIFALRVVKKYREQYD is encoded by the coding sequence ATGTTCTGGACTTACGCTGCCCTTCTTCTACTGGTCTTCGTAGCCGCTAACGTCTATGGGCGCTTCCGGGCTCTGCAGGTTGCTGGTCATCAGCTCTCCGTGCTTCACTCCCGGCCAACTTACCATGGTGGGTATCTGGCAATCCTGTCCACGCTTCCGGCATTTGTGCTCCTGATTGCATGGGCAGTCATAGAGCCGCGCATGTTAGACACAATGGTCATCAGCGCCAACGCCGAGGTGATCGAAGGACTGTCCAAACCAGAACTTCAGGCATTCCTGCGCGATGCCCGTGCCATCGCATTCGGCGGCATTGTTGCCTTCTCCGATGCTGGCAAGGAGCAAGCAGCTGAAGTGTTCGCCTCGCTCGCCCAAACCTCCTTTGTCCTCAAAACAGTTCTTATGGTTGGCCTCGTGCTTGGCGGCCTGTGGTACGGCAATCGTGCTATCCGACCAACCATGCGAGCTCGCCATTTTGTAGAGCGCACCGTCATGGGATTGCTGATCCTGTGTTCCGCTGTTGCGATCTTCACCACCATCGGCATCGTGCTCTCACTGATCTTTGAAAGCCTGATGTTCTTCCGCCAGATCCCAATTCTGGACTTCGTTTTTGGCACCCACTGGAGCCCGCAAAGCGCGTTTGAAGGCGCGGGTGCTGAGCACGGCGAAGCCAATACCAAGATCTTCGGCGCAATCCCGCTTCTGGTCGGCACCATGCTGATCACCGCAATCGCAATCATCGTGGCCGCTCCAATCGGCTTGCTCTCAGCGATTTACCTCTCGGATTACGCAAGCACGCCAGTGCGCGCCATCGCAAAGCCAGTTCTGGAAATTCTGGCCGGTATCCCAACAGTGGTCTACGGCTTCTTTGCTGCGCTCACCGTGGCACCGTTCATCCGCGGTTGGGGCGAAAGCATCGGCCTGTCAGTCAGCTCAGAAAGTGCACTGGCTGCTGGCCTTGTCATGGGCATCATGATCATCCCGTTCGTCTCCTCTCTGTCTGACGATGTGATCAACGCAGTACCTCAGTCTCTGCGTGATGGCTCTGCTGGCCTTGGGGCAACCAAGTCCGAAACCATCCGCCGCGTTGTGTTGCCAGCGGCGCTGCCGGGAATCGTCTCCGCGCTGATCCTTGCCATCTCCCGCGCCATCGGCGAAACCATGATTGTGGTGATGGCAGCAGGCCTTGCCGCCAACATGACAGTGAATCCACTTGAAGCAGTAACAACCGTGACCGTGCAAATCGTCACCTTGCTGGTCGGTGACCAGGAGTTTGACAGCGCGAAAACACTCGCAGCGTTTGCTCTCGGTCTTCTCCTCTTCTGCATCACACTTGCTCTGAACATCTTCGCTCTGCGCGTCGTGAAGAAATATAGGGAACAGTATGATTGA
- the pstA gene encoding phosphate ABC transporter permease PstA codes for MIDIAQDTAGSAIGGRVKGIPSGVHTTDEARKRLKKRYSMEARFKAYGIGAIALAATFLVLLLFTIVGSGLPAFTYNYVNVPLNLSADKVDPANPAGASYNKIIRDGLKAELPFASDRKNRRVLYSLVSSGANVILQKQVVADTSMLGGTGPVAIPLSDFADLYVKGLITQKNEITSSSSATVSGTEGQVTITAEKPEFGALIAALKSYYENEITLLSDKIEARGRSEVSVNTKITGLETRLKSEKDPLVVQRLTAEVESNREALEKIKSTLETRKAELAALQGHLANIENGGTLNNKMPSFFVNVNGGTIKAEKVTPTSVTGTAFIPLSSDASVAAGQWGVEELETPESFRKFSDKEIAYTDYLVSKGTIENEWNSIFFKSGASREPEMAGIWGAAVGSFWTMLVTLSLSFPIGVAAAIYLEEFAPKNRWTHLIEVNINNLAAVPSIVFGLLGLAVFLNVFGLPRSAPVVGGMVLALMTLPTIIIASRAALQAVPPSIREAALGVGASRLQAVFHHVLPLAMPGILTGTIIGMAQALGETAPLLMIGMVAFIVDIPASPVDPSTVLPVQIFMWADFPEPAFQQKTSAAIMVLLGFLISMNAIAIVLRKRFERRW; via the coding sequence ATGATTGATATCGCTCAGGACACTGCCGGTTCCGCAATTGGCGGACGTGTCAAAGGCATTCCTTCCGGCGTCCATACAACAGACGAAGCCCGTAAGCGCCTGAAAAAGCGCTACAGCATGGAAGCGCGCTTCAAAGCGTACGGCATTGGTGCCATCGCATTGGCCGCAACTTTTCTGGTTCTGTTGCTCTTCACAATTGTTGGTTCAGGTCTGCCAGCTTTCACATACAACTATGTGAACGTGCCGCTTAACCTGAGTGCAGATAAAGTCGACCCGGCCAATCCCGCAGGCGCAAGCTACAACAAGATCATTCGTGATGGCTTGAAGGCAGAACTGCCCTTCGCCTCTGACCGGAAAAACCGTCGTGTTCTGTACTCTCTGGTATCCTCTGGCGCCAACGTCATCCTGCAAAAGCAGGTGGTTGCCGATACATCCATGCTGGGTGGAACCGGCCCGGTCGCCATCCCGCTTTCGGATTTCGCAGATCTTTATGTCAAAGGCCTGATCACGCAGAAAAATGAGATCACCTCGTCAAGTTCAGCGACCGTTTCCGGAACCGAAGGACAGGTGACCATCACCGCCGAGAAACCGGAGTTTGGTGCGCTCATCGCTGCGCTCAAGTCTTACTACGAGAACGAGATCACGCTGCTTTCTGACAAGATTGAAGCCCGTGGCCGCTCTGAAGTCAGCGTCAACACCAAGATCACAGGTCTCGAAACCCGCCTGAAAAGCGAAAAAGATCCGCTGGTCGTACAGCGCCTGACAGCTGAAGTTGAGAGCAACAGAGAAGCGCTTGAGAAAATCAAGTCCACTCTGGAAACGCGGAAGGCTGAACTGGCGGCTCTGCAAGGCCATCTCGCCAATATTGAGAATGGCGGCACGCTCAACAATAAGATGCCAAGCTTCTTTGTGAACGTGAATGGCGGCACCATCAAAGCAGAAAAAGTAACGCCAACCAGCGTCACCGGCACCGCCTTCATCCCGCTCAGCTCCGACGCCTCCGTCGCTGCTGGCCAGTGGGGCGTTGAAGAGCTGGAAACGCCGGAAAGCTTCCGTAAGTTCTCTGATAAAGAGATCGCCTACACCGACTATCTGGTCTCCAAAGGCACAATCGAAAACGAATGGAACTCCATCTTCTTCAAGTCCGGCGCGAGCCGTGAACCCGAAATGGCGGGTATCTGGGGCGCAGCTGTCGGGTCCTTCTGGACCATGCTCGTCACACTGTCTCTGTCATTCCCGATTGGTGTGGCCGCTGCGATCTATCTGGAAGAGTTCGCGCCCAAGAACCGCTGGACCCACCTGATTGAGGTGAACATCAACAACCTGGCAGCGGTTCCATCCATTGTGTTTGGTCTGCTCGGTCTAGCGGTGTTCCTCAACGTCTTCGGCTTGCCGAGATCCGCGCCGGTCGTCGGCGGTATGGTACTGGCGCTTATGACGCTGCCAACCATCATCATCGCCTCCCGAGCAGCGCTACAGGCCGTGCCGCCAAGCATCCGCGAAGCTGCTCTGGGTGTTGGAGCCTCTCGCTTGCAGGCCGTGTTCCACCATGTGCTGCCATTGGCAATGCCGGGCATTCTGACAGGAACAATCATCGGCATGGCGCAGGCTTTGGGTGAAACCGCACCGCTTCTCATGATCGGCATGGTGGCCTTCATCGTCGACATCCCGGCAAGCCCGGTTGATCCGTCGACCGTGTTGCCGGTTCAGATCTTCATGTGGGCAGACTTCCCGGAACCTGCTTTCCAGCAGAAAACTTCTGCCGCGATCATGGTGCTGCTCGGCTTCCTGATCTCGATGAATGCAATCGCAATCGTCCTTCGTAAACGTTTTGAGCGCCGCTGGTGA
- the pstB gene encoding phosphate ABC transporter ATP-binding protein PstB has product MDTTISAPPAVSAEGETLKMRGRDVKVFYGDKQALHGVDLDVRKNQVTALIGPSGCGKSTFLRCLNRMNDTIDICRVEGDILLDNDDVYDPRIDVVELRARVGMVFQKPNPFPKSIFENVAYGPRIHGLAQSKTDLEEIVASSLQRAGLFEEVKDRLDEPGTGLSGGQQQRLCIARAIAVSPEVILMDEPCSALDPIATAKVEELIDELRQNYTIVIVTHSMQQAARVSQRTAFFHLGTLVEEGLTNDIFTNPKDQRTQDYITGRFG; this is encoded by the coding sequence ATGGATACAACAATAAGCGCGCCACCAGCCGTTTCAGCTGAAGGTGAAACACTCAAAATGCGTGGCCGTGATGTGAAAGTGTTTTACGGCGACAAGCAGGCTCTGCACGGCGTGGATCTGGATGTGCGCAAAAATCAGGTGACAGCGCTGATCGGTCCATCCGGTTGCGGCAAGTCCACCTTTTTGCGCTGCCTGAACCGTATGAACGACACCATCGATATCTGCCGCGTGGAAGGGGACATCCTTCTCGACAACGATGATGTCTACGACCCACGCATCGATGTGGTGGAACTGCGTGCCCGCGTTGGCATGGTGTTCCAGAAGCCAAACCCGTTCCCAAAATCCATCTTCGAGAACGTGGCTTACGGCCCTCGCATTCACGGTCTGGCACAAAGCAAGACAGATCTGGAAGAGATCGTCGCAAGCTCCCTGCAGCGCGCCGGTCTGTTTGAGGAAGTGAAAGACCGTCTGGATGAGCCGGGAACCGGCCTCTCCGGTGGTCAGCAGCAGCGTCTGTGCATCGCGCGTGCAATCGCTGTGTCTCCGGAAGTGATCCTGATGGATGAGCCATGTTCCGCGCTCGACCCGATCGCCACCGCAAAAGTGGAAGAGCTGATCGACGAACTGCGCCAGAACTACACCATCGTGATCGTAACCCACTCCATGCAGCAGGCGGCGCGTGTTTCGCAGCGCACGGCATTCTTCCACTTGGGAACACTGGTGGAAGAGGGGCTGACCAACGACATCTTCACCAACCCCAAAGACCAGCGCACGCAGGATTACATCACTGGCCGTTTCGGTTAA
- the phoU gene encoding phosphate signaling complex protein PhoU: MKDHIVSSFNEELKELAGRVVEMGGLAETLVHDAVSALLRQDRELATRTIAADRRLDNMQAELEELCISVIARRQPMASDLRDIIAAMRISNDLERVGDMAKNIAKRTLAIESEFNNKQLALGVEHMSDLALEQLKAVLDAYTSGDLEVVQRVHLRDDEVDALYTSLFRQLLTYMMEDPRSITMCAHLLFCAKNIERIGDHATNIAENIYYMISGNQLPADRPKTDELADSGTV; this comes from the coding sequence ATGAAAGATCATATCGTCTCGTCCTTCAACGAAGAGCTGAAAGAACTGGCTGGTCGTGTCGTCGAAATGGGCGGCCTCGCAGAAACGCTGGTACATGACGCCGTTAGCGCGCTGCTGCGCCAAGACCGCGAGCTCGCAACCCGCACCATTGCGGCGGACAGACGCCTCGACAACATGCAAGCCGAGCTGGAAGAGCTGTGCATCTCCGTGATCGCACGCCGCCAGCCAATGGCAAGCGACCTGCGCGACATCATCGCCGCTATGCGCATCTCCAACGATCTGGAGCGTGTCGGCGACATGGCTAAGAACATCGCCAAGCGGACGCTTGCCATTGAAAGCGAGTTCAACAACAAACAGCTCGCCCTTGGCGTGGAGCACATGTCCGATCTGGCGCTGGAACAGCTCAAAGCCGTTCTGGATGCGTATACCTCCGGCGATCTGGAAGTCGTCCAGCGTGTGCATCTGCGTGATGATGAGGTAGATGCGCTCTACACCAGCCTGTTCCGTCAGCTGCTCACCTACATGATGGAAGACCCACGCTCCATCACCATGTGCGCCCACCTACTGTTCTGCGCAAAGAACATCGAGCGCATCGGTGACCATGCGACCAACATTGCCGAGAACATCTACTACATGATCTCCGGAAATCAGCTTCCGGCGGATCGTCCCAAAACGGACGAACTGGCAGACAGCGGAACTGTCTGA
- the phoB gene encoding phosphate regulon transcriptional regulator PhoB — MPKILIVEDEEPLSLLLRYNLEAEGYNVDVCARGDEAELLLQESQPDLLLLDWMLPGLSGIELCRRLRARSETERMPIIMLTARGEEAERIRGLATGADDYVVKPFSIPELMARVRAIFRRALPEVVSTMLKSGDIELDRETHRVRRTGREIHLGPTEFRLLEFLMSAPGRVYSREQLLDGVWGHDVYVDERTVDVHVGRLRKAINKGRMKDPIRTVRGAGYAFNDQFAVG; from the coding sequence ATGCCTAAGATACTGATTGTAGAAGACGAAGAACCGTTAAGCCTGCTGCTGAGATACAATCTCGAAGCGGAAGGTTACAATGTCGACGTATGCGCAAGAGGAGATGAGGCAGAACTCCTGCTGCAGGAAAGTCAGCCGGACCTGCTCTTGCTGGACTGGATGCTTCCTGGCCTCTCCGGTATCGAGCTCTGTCGTCGTCTGCGGGCACGTTCAGAGACCGAACGCATGCCAATCATCATGCTCACGGCACGAGGTGAAGAAGCTGAACGCATTCGCGGACTGGCAACCGGAGCGGACGATTACGTCGTCAAACCTTTCTCCATTCCGGAGCTAATGGCCCGCGTGCGGGCGATCTTCCGCCGTGCCCTGCCAGAAGTGGTCTCCACCATGCTCAAGTCCGGCGACATTGAGCTCGACCGCGAAACCCACCGCGTCCGCAGAACTGGCCGCGAAATCCACCTCGGCCCAACCGAATTCCGCCTGCTGGAGTTCCTCATGAGCGCTCCGGGCCGCGTATACTCCCGCGAGCAACTGCTCGACGGCGTGTGGGGACATGATGTCTACGTGGATGAGCGCACCGTGGACGTCCATGTGGGCCGCCTGCGCAAAGCCATCAACAAAGGCCGTATGAAAGACCCGATCCGTACCGTTCGCGGCGCCGGATATGCTTTTAACGACCAGTTTGCTGTCGGGTAA
- a CDS encoding GNAT family N-acetyltransferase, with protein MKIKTVDRATAHIYDNLCQAYEAEFSPLTHKQPDANGLFAKDTLLEGNITGYLVYSNDLPAGLAAIKQDEHEGFEVCEFYVVPYYRRHKLGLQFASALFDQMPGNWQIKQIEGADHATAFWRAVVNDYTSGHYQEDSYNDPYWGNVTRQTFSAQKH; from the coding sequence ATGAAAATCAAGACGGTTGATAGAGCAACCGCTCATATCTACGATAATCTCTGCCAAGCCTACGAGGCAGAGTTCTCGCCTCTCACGCACAAACAGCCTGATGCCAACGGCCTGTTCGCCAAGGACACGCTGCTGGAGGGCAACATCACCGGCTATCTGGTGTACAGCAACGACCTCCCGGCAGGACTGGCGGCCATCAAGCAGGATGAGCACGAGGGGTTCGAAGTCTGTGAGTTCTATGTCGTTCCTTACTACCGACGACACAAGCTGGGCCTGCAGTTTGCCAGCGCGCTGTTTGATCAGATGCCCGGCAACTGGCAGATCAAGCAGATCGAAGGTGCTGACCACGCCACCGCCTTCTGGCGCGCTGTGGTGAACGACTACACCTCAGGCCACTATCAGGAAGACAGCTACAACGACCCGTACTGGGGCAACGTCACCCGCCAGACCTTCAGCGCTCAGAAGCACTAG
- a CDS encoding GcrA family cell cycle regulator, which translates to MSWTAERVELLTKLWADGLSASQIAGELGNVTRNAVIGKVHRLGLSGRAKSGGAATKTRKATAPAARTASPIKPTVTEAVAAAAPSPTPRQVQPTVAGANALKVEPIETIETQIAPVPVAEIFIPVSERASILTLNERTCKWPIGDPGSEDFYFCGRQSDAGTPYCAHHRSIAYQPVSDRRNRRAS; encoded by the coding sequence ATGAGCTGGACAGCAGAACGTGTAGAGTTACTAACCAAGCTTTGGGCAGACGGGTTAAGCGCAAGCCAGATCGCTGGAGAACTAGGCAATGTGACCCGAAATGCCGTAATTGGTAAGGTTCACCGGCTCGGTCTTTCAGGGCGTGCTAAATCAGGGGGCGCTGCAACCAAGACGAGAAAGGCAACTGCCCCAGCGGCAAGAACAGCTTCTCCGATTAAACCGACAGTGACCGAAGCGGTCGCAGCAGCAGCTCCCTCTCCTACTCCTCGACAAGTTCAGCCAACAGTGGCAGGCGCCAACGCCCTTAAAGTTGAGCCAATTGAAACGATCGAGACCCAAATTGCTCCCGTCCCAGTCGCAGAAATCTTTATTCCGGTTTCCGAACGCGCCTCCATCCTGACATTGAACGAACGCACCTGTAAGTGGCCAATTGGCGATCCGGGTTCTGAAGACTTCTACTTCTGCGGTCGTCAGTCAGATGCAGGCACACCGTATTGCGCGCATCACCGCAGCATTGCCTATCAGCCAGTCAGCGACCGCCGCAACCGCCGCGCCAGCTAA
- a CDS encoding aspartate aminotransferase family protein, producing the protein MTTSSLMQTYARSDLAFERGEGVWLYAADGRRYMDCASGIAVSGLGHAHPKLVEALKGQAEKLWHVTNLYTIPEGEKLAKLLTDNTFADVVFFTNSGTEATEGAMKAARRYHFAKGNAEKNRIITFENAFHGRTMAALAAGGQQKYLEGFGPAPEGFDQVPAGDLEAVKKIVGPQTAAIMLEPVQGEGGIRSMDPAFLKGLREICDENDLLLIYDEIQTGVGRTGKLFAHEWAGVAPDLMAIAKGIGGGFPMGAFLATNEAASGMVPGVHGTTFGGNPLAMAVGTAVMETVLEPGFLEAVQEKGLMLKQKLACIVDQHGDVFELVRGEGLMLGLKCKVPNTQLLVHMRNNGLLPVGAGDNVLRIMPPMTITAEEIDVLAQKIEAAAADMENELKTAETAK; encoded by the coding sequence ATGACGACTTCGTCGCTAATGCAGACTTATGCACGTTCAGACCTGGCGTTTGAGCGTGGGGAAGGTGTCTGGCTTTATGCGGCTGATGGTCGACGATACATGGATTGTGCCTCGGGTATCGCCGTCTCCGGCTTGGGTCATGCGCATCCAAAGCTCGTTGAGGCGCTGAAAGGCCAGGCTGAAAAGCTGTGGCACGTCACCAACCTCTACACCATTCCCGAGGGTGAGAAGCTCGCAAAGCTGCTGACAGATAACACCTTTGCAGACGTTGTGTTCTTTACCAACTCCGGTACGGAAGCAACCGAAGGTGCCATGAAGGCTGCGCGTCGCTACCACTTTGCCAAGGGCAACGCGGAAAAGAACCGCATCATCACCTTTGAAAATGCGTTCCACGGCAGAACCATGGCAGCCCTCGCGGCTGGTGGTCAGCAAAAGTATCTGGAAGGCTTCGGCCCAGCACCAGAAGGCTTTGATCAGGTGCCAGCTGGCGATCTGGAAGCAGTCAAAAAGATTGTTGGCCCGCAAACCGCAGCCATTATGCTGGAGCCTGTTCAGGGCGAAGGCGGCATCCGCTCCATGGATCCGGCCTTCCTGAAAGGCCTGCGTGAGATCTGTGATGAAAACGACCTGCTGCTGATCTATGACGAGATCCAGACCGGCGTTGGTCGTACCGGCAAGCTCTTTGCCCACGAATGGGCTGGTGTTGCACCAGACCTGATGGCGATTGCAAAAGGCATCGGCGGCGGTTTCCCAATGGGGGCGTTCCTCGCAACCAACGAAGCGGCCAGCGGCATGGTGCCGGGCGTGCATGGCACCACATTCGGCGGCAACCCGCTGGCAATGGCTGTCGGCACCGCTGTTATGGAAACCGTTCTGGAGCCGGGCTTTCTGGAAGCAGTTCAGGAAAAAGGCCTGATGCTGAAGCAAAAGCTCGCCTGCATCGTAGACCAGCACGGCGACGTGTTTGAGTTGGTGCGCGGTGAGGGCCTGATGCTTGGCCTCAAATGTAAGGTTCCTAACACCCAGCTGCTGGTTCATATGCGCAACAATGGCTTGCTGCCGGTTGGTGCCGGAGACAACGTGCTCCGCATTATGCCGCCAATGACCATCACCGCTGAAGAAATTGACGTGCTCGCCCAGAAAATTGAAGCCGCTGCTGCGGACATGGAAAACGAGCTGAAAACTGCCGAGACTGCCAAATGA
- the argF gene encoding ornithine carbamoyltransferase has product MTTLTKPQHFLDISDFSSDELRHIMDVSKQFKSTRNGVHRGQGPLAGKVLAMVFEQPSTRTRISFDVGMRELGGETLMLTGAEMQLGRGESIPDTARVLSRFVDIIMIRMLDHDAVRELAEYATVPVINGLTKISHPCQIMADIMTFEEHRGSIKGKTVSWVGDSNNVLYSWIEAASKFDFKINVAAPNELTVPLEWIEKAYTSGAELSVTDDPFAAVKNSDCIITDCWVSMGDSDAETRHNMLAAYQVNERLMSEANDSALFMHCLPAHRGEEVTNEVIDGPHSVVFDEAENRLHAQKGIMAWCMGASPQG; this is encoded by the coding sequence ATGACTACACTGACAAAACCACAGCACTTTCTCGATATCAGTGATTTTTCAAGTGACGAACTCCGTCACATCATGGATGTCTCCAAGCAGTTCAAATCCACCCGCAATGGCGTTCACCGCGGGCAGGGGCCTTTGGCAGGCAAAGTGCTGGCCATGGTCTTCGAGCAGCCATCCACCAGAACCCGCATCTCCTTTGATGTTGGCATGCGCGAGCTCGGCGGCGAAACCCTGATGCTGACCGGTGCAGAAATGCAGCTTGGCCGTGGCGAGTCAATCCCGGACACCGCCCGCGTTTTGTCCCGCTTCGTCGACATAATCATGATCCGTATGCTGGACCATGATGCCGTCAGAGAGCTAGCAGAATACGCAACCGTGCCTGTCATCAACGGCTTGACCAAGATTTCACATCCTTGCCAGATCATGGCAGACATCATGACATTCGAAGAACACCGCGGAAGCATTAAGGGTAAAACCGTTTCCTGGGTGGGTGACAGCAACAACGTTCTTTATTCTTGGATCGAAGCAGCATCGAAATTTGACTTCAAAATTAACGTTGCCGCACCAAATGAACTGACAGTACCCCTTGAATGGATCGAAAAGGCCTATACATCCGGTGCTGAACTTTCAGTAACAGACGATCCGTTTGCTGCTGTTAAAAACAGTGATTGTATTATCACCGACTGCTGGGTTTCCATGGGTGACAGCGATGCTGAAACCCGTCACAACATGCTGGCTGCCTATCAGGTGAACGAACGCCTGATGAGTGAAGCCAACGATTCAGCCCTGTTTATGCACTGCCTGCCTGCACATCGTGGGGAAGAAGTGACAAATGAGGTGATTGACGGCCCGCATTCTGTGGTATTCGACGAGGCAGAAAACCGACTCCACGCCCAAAAAGGCATTATGGCGTGGTGCATGGGTGCATCGCCTCAAGGATAA